A genomic stretch from Cetobacterium sp. ZOR0034 includes:
- a CDS encoding helix-turn-helix domain-containing protein, with amino-acid sequence MRDLERKEKYQCSIEYTLDFMGGKWKPIILWHLGTDGIHRYGELKKRLNGINHKMLAQQLKELAEDGLINRKEYPQIPPKVEYSITEKGMELIPILTLMHEWGSRN; translated from the coding sequence ATGAGAGATTTAGAAAGAAAAGAAAAATACCAATGTTCTATCGAGTATACATTAGATTTTATGGGTGGAAAGTGGAAACCAATTATCCTATGGCATTTAGGAACTGATGGAATTCACAGATATGGTGAATTGAAAAAAAGATTAAATGGAATAAATCACAAAATGTTAGCACAACAACTTAAAGAACTTGCTGAAGATGGTTTGATAAATAGAAAAGAATATCCACAAATTCCTCCTAAAGTTGAATACTCTATTACAGAAAAAGGAATGGAATTAATTCCAATTTTAACACTTATGCATGAGTGGGGATCTAGAAATTAA
- the opp1B gene encoding nickel/cobalt ABC transporter permease: MKNYIIKRILLVIPLLLCISFVCFIFISLIPSDPAEVALRIRQTPIITEEAILQVRKELGLNDPFLIRYVKWLINCLKLNFGVSYTNPSRTVLGEISRSLPPTLKLAGMSLFFVITLSIPIGFFSAVFKDSLFDRFIRGMVFTTTAMPPYWIGLILMWTVSIKLDLLPTSGSGSFKHIILPSFTVSLTYISTYIRLIRNNMLDNMKEDYVLYAKVRGLREKNILSKHIFKNSIHSCITAIGMSIPQLIAGTIVVENVFAWPGVGRLCITSIFNRDYPVIQTYVLMIGVLFVIFNLIFDILQYVTDPRLRKDVS, translated from the coding sequence ATGAAGAATTATATTATTAAAAGAATTTTATTAGTTATTCCTCTACTTCTATGTATCTCTTTTGTATGTTTTATTTTTATAAGCTTGATTCCTTCTGATCCTGCTGAAGTAGCGTTAAGAATTAGGCAAACACCAATTATTACTGAAGAAGCTATTCTTCAAGTTAGAAAAGAATTAGGTTTAAACGATCCATTTTTGATTAGGTATGTAAAATGGTTGATAAATTGCTTGAAACTAAATTTTGGTGTTAGTTATACAAATCCATCTAGAACAGTTTTAGGTGAGATATCTAGATCTCTTCCTCCAACTCTTAAATTGGCAGGAATGTCGCTATTCTTTGTTATAACTCTAAGTATTCCTATCGGATTTTTTAGTGCTGTATTCAAAGATTCTCTATTTGATAGATTTATTAGAGGGATGGTTTTCACAACAACAGCAATGCCTCCATATTGGATTGGATTAATTTTAATGTGGACTGTTAGTATCAAATTAGACCTGCTACCTACAAGTGGTAGTGGGTCATTCAAACATATAATTCTTCCGTCGTTTACAGTTTCTTTAACATATATATCGACATATATTAGATTGATCAGAAATAATATGCTTGACAATATGAAAGAGGATTATGTTTTATATGCGAAAGTTAGAGGATTGAGAGAAAAAAATATTTTAAGTAAGCACATATTTAAGAATTCAATTCATAGTTGTATTACAGCTATTGGAATGAGTATTCCTCAACTTATAGCAGGAACAATAGTTGTTGAAAATGTTTTTGCTTGGCCTGGAGTTGGAAGGTTGTGTATAACCTCAATTTTTAATAGAGATTATCCAGTTATTCAAACTTACGTTCTTATGATTGGAGTTTTATTTGTAATTTTTAATCTAATTTTCGATATTTTACAATATGTGACGGATCCAAGATTAAGAAAGGATGTGAGTTAG
- a CDS encoding MATE family efflux transporter — MRINKNFITNGMYISLMIPFILSTVTQPLLGAIDLAVIGRLNSEILISGVAIGTLIFNTIYWMFGFLRVSTTSYSAQNTHKTKNENALVFLRPFIIALFISLICVLFKSNIFNLAMKFINPTLEVENISKIYFSILIFGAPFVLFNYVILGWLMGKGNVFGSLTMQISGNILNIILDVIFVIFLKKGVEGVAYATLVSQMISFLIGLYFIIPYGYFKSINISAIINKKEIVNILVINRNLMVRTFFLLLHNNLIISASSNLGVDILATNSILLQIVSIISYSFDGIANTSSVFSGRALGLKDNYMMKLVWKRNLQWGIIFVILTSFFYISLSEKIFLIFSNLETILSLSRQFWFWIALYPLISFLGLTFYGVFTGANKTFPVALSTGGAFFMFFLSYSFMIPKLGNNGIWISFLIFYFFRGAFLLPQLKKTLI, encoded by the coding sequence ATGAGAATCAATAAAAATTTTATAACTAATGGCATGTATATATCTCTTATGATTCCGTTTATACTTTCAACTGTTACGCAACCTCTTTTAGGTGCAATAGATTTAGCTGTAATCGGACGTTTAAATAGTGAGATTTTAATTTCTGGTGTTGCAATAGGAACTTTAATTTTCAATACGATTTATTGGATGTTTGGATTTTTAAGAGTTAGTACAACTAGTTATAGTGCTCAAAATACTCATAAAACTAAAAATGAAAATGCATTAGTTTTCTTAAGACCTTTTATTATAGCTCTTTTTATAAGTTTAATCTGTGTTCTTTTTAAAAGTAATATTTTTAATCTAGCTATGAAATTTATTAATCCCACCTTAGAAGTGGAAAATATTTCTAAAATTTATTTTTCTATATTAATATTTGGTGCTCCATTTGTACTTTTTAACTATGTCATTTTAGGTTGGCTTATGGGCAAAGGAAACGTCTTTGGTTCTCTAACTATGCAAATATCAGGGAATATTTTGAATATAATCTTAGATGTTATATTCGTAATTTTTCTGAAAAAAGGAGTTGAAGGAGTTGCATATGCAACCCTTGTATCACAAATGATCTCTTTTTTAATAGGTTTATACTTTATAATCCCTTACGGATACTTTAAATCTATCAACATCTCAGCTATCATAAATAAAAAAGAGATTGTCAATATTTTAGTTATAAATAGAAATTTAATGGTTAGGACCTTCTTTCTATTACTACATAATAACTTAATTATATCAGCTAGTTCTAATTTGGGAGTAGATATCTTGGCCACTAATAGTATTCTTTTACAAATCGTTTCTATTATCTCTTATTCTTTTGATGGAATCGCAAATACTTCAAGTGTTTTCTCTGGTAGAGCCCTTGGACTCAAAGATAACTATATGATGAAACTGGTTTGGAAAAGAAACTTGCAATGGGGAATCATCTTTGTAATTCTTACTTCATTTTTCTATATCAGTCTATCGGAAAAGATTTTTTTAATATTTTCTAACTTAGAAACTATTTTGAGTTTATCAAGACAATTTTGGTTTTGGATTGCTTTATATCCTCTTATTTCGTTCTTAGGTTTGACTTTCTATGGAGTTTTTACTGGAGCGAACAAAACTTTTCCAGTAGCTTTATCCACTGGGGGAGCTTTTTTCATGTTTTTTCTTTCATATAGTTTTATGATTCCAAAACTAGGTAATAATGGGATTTGGATATCTTTTTTAATTTTTTATTTCTTTAGAGGAGCTTTTTTGCTTCCTCAATTAAAAAAAACACTAATTTAA
- a CDS encoding Rrf2 family transcriptional regulator, translating into MKMSVGVEYALHCLLYIVKLKDKDYVGIKDLAEFQGVSESYLSKVFTKLGKAGITKSVPGVKGGYELARSAEEISFWDVVEAVEGKEPLFQCAEIRQKNILLDPNNLPATHTKCPCFIKVVMQEGEDEMKKYLSKKTLAWLYKEVYGRILPKETEAETIQWFKERKEF; encoded by the coding sequence ATGAAAATGTCTGTTGGAGTGGAGTATGCTCTTCATTGCTTATTATATATTGTAAAATTAAAAGATAAAGACTATGTTGGAATAAAAGATTTAGCAGAGTTCCAAGGAGTTTCTGAATCATATTTATCAAAAGTTTTTACCAAACTTGGGAAAGCTGGAATAACTAAATCTGTTCCTGGAGTTAAAGGTGGATATGAACTTGCTCGTTCTGCTGAAGAGATATCATTTTGGGATGTTGTTGAAGCTGTTGAGGGAAAGGAACCTCTTTTCCAATGTGCTGAGATTAGACAAAAAAATATCTTACTAGATCCAAATAATCTACCCGCAACACATACAAAATGCCCTTGCTTTATAAAAGTAGTTATGCAAGAAGGTGAGGATGAGATGAAAAAATATCTTTCTAAAAAGACTTTGGCTTGGCTTTATAAAGAGGTATATGGTAGAATTTTACCTAAAGAAACTGAAGCTGAAACTATACAATGGTTTAAAGAGAGAAAAGAATTTTAA
- a CDS encoding M14 family metallopeptidase has translation MFNLGNLYCNQNEKIKGFWEIENYSIPVTIICGEKTGKVVTVCSGIHSCEYAGIQSAIELSQDIEAKDIKGTLIILHPVNYSGFFKRVAAILPEDGKNINRAFPGTIQGSLSEKIAYHFSKYLYPQLDFFLDIHGGDVFEDVMPFIYAPGIGSEEIINISHNIANEINMAYRVRSKASTGAYNSAAIQGVPALLLERGGKGCWTTDQVSEYKKDISKALVAIGVLNSSSLSKETLEKTINQIEIKEVRYIDSHLKGYWYPALNPEEKFKEGDLIGEIKDCFGETLHTFYAEFDGVVLYQTVSLSININDSLIAYGKL, from the coding sequence ATGTTCAATTTAGGTAATTTATATTGTAATCAAAATGAAAAAATAAAAGGATTTTGGGAAATTGAAAATTATTCAATTCCAGTTACTATTATATGTGGTGAAAAAACAGGAAAAGTAGTTACTGTTTGTAGTGGAATTCACAGCTGTGAATATGCTGGAATTCAAAGTGCGATTGAGCTATCACAGGATATTGAGGCAAAAGATATTAAAGGAACACTAATAATCTTACATCCTGTTAATTATTCTGGTTTTTTTAAAAGAGTAGCTGCTATTTTACCTGAAGATGGTAAAAATATAAATCGAGCTTTTCCTGGTACTATTCAAGGGTCTTTGTCAGAGAAGATTGCTTATCATTTTTCAAAATATTTGTATCCTCAGCTTGATTTCTTTTTAGATATACATGGTGGAGATGTATTTGAAGATGTAATGCCTTTTATTTATGCCCCGGGAATCGGGAGTGAGGAGATTATAAATATCTCACACAATATAGCTAATGAAATTAATATGGCCTATAGAGTGCGTTCTAAAGCTTCAACCGGAGCCTATAATTCGGCAGCTATTCAAGGAGTTCCTGCTCTTCTTTTAGAAAGAGGAGGAAAAGGTTGCTGGACAACAGACCAAGTTTCTGAATATAAAAAAGATATTTCTAAAGCTTTAGTTGCTATTGGAGTTCTTAATTCCTCTTCGCTATCTAAAGAAACTTTAGAAAAAACGATCAATCAAATCGAGATAAAAGAAGTGAGGTATATTGATTCTCATTTAAAAGGGTATTGGTATCCTGCTCTAAATCCAGAAGAAAAATTTAAAGAGGGTGATTTAATAGGTGAGATTAAAGACTGTTTCGGTGAAACTCTCCATACTTTTTATGCTGAGTTTGATGGAGTTGTTTTGTATCAAACTGTTAGTTTATCTATAAATATAAATGACTCTTTAATTGCTTATGGAAAACTTTAA
- a CDS encoding 4Fe-4S binding protein, translated as MIREILEERCVGCGKCEVSCIVGCISSKENRKKEIDSSACVNCGACTLVCPMNAVIEKAA; from the coding sequence ATGATAAGAGAGATATTAGAGGAGAGATGTGTTGGTTGTGGAAAATGTGAGGTAAGCTGTATTGTTGGATGTATATCTTCAAAAGAAAATAGAAAAAAAGAGATTGATTCTTCAGCTTGTGTAAACTGTGGAGCTTGCACATTGGTTTGCCCAATGAATGCAGTTATAGAAAAAGCAGCCTAG
- a CDS encoding lactoylglutathione lyase family protein, translating into MYPRNFSHIGISVPNLEEAVKFYSEVMNWYVIMAPTLVKEEKETAIGMMCIDVFGENWGEFKIAHMSTGDGIGIELFEFPQNDKPRNEFNPYPTGVFHFSVKDPNIEELTAKIVAAGGKQRMPIREYYPGEKPYRMVYCEDPFGNIIEIYTHSYEMHYGAGAYQHELKD; encoded by the coding sequence ATGTACCCAAGAAATTTTTCACACATAGGAATATCAGTACCAAATTTAGAAGAGGCTGTTAAATTTTACAGCGAAGTTATGAATTGGTATGTAATTATGGCACCAACTTTAGTAAAAGAGGAGAAGGAAACAGCAATCGGAATGATGTGTATTGACGTTTTCGGAGAAAACTGGGGAGAATTTAAGATAGCTCATATGTCAACAGGAGATGGAATAGGAATCGAGTTATTTGAGTTTCCACAAAATGATAAACCAAGAAACGAGTTCAACCCATACCCAACAGGAGTGTTCCACTTCTCAGTAAAGGATCCTAACATTGAAGAGTTAACAGCTAAAATTGTTGCTGCTGGTGGAAAGCAAAGAATGCCAATTAGAGAGTACTATCCAGGAGAAAAACCATACAGAATGGTTTACTGTGAAGATCCATTTGGAAATATAATTGAAATCTATACTCACTCATATGAGATGCACTATGGTGCTGGAGCTTACCAACACGAATTAAAAGATTAA
- a CDS encoding sodium-dependent transporter, with amino-acid sequence MEENREQWSSKMGFIIAAIGSAVGLGNIWRFPYVVYSNGGGAFLIPYFVAIFTAGIPLLILEYGVGHKYRGSTPLSLFRINKKFEWMGWWPIISSGFILCYYSLVLSMAMKYLTLSFTKGWGNDSNSYFYNDFLNISSSPFDFNGIVLHILIGITIIWLINWFICYKGIKSGIERYNKILLPCLLIIVLIIVLRGVTLEGATLGLNTLFTPDWSKLKNPKVWIAAYGQVFFSLSVGTGIMMTYSSYLPKKTDINNSAFMTAFANCSFEFICAIGVFAILGVMAFTSGVPVNEVVSSGIGLAFIAFPKVFSLMGIWGNILGVLFFMCLTFAGITSAVSLVEAISAAIIDKFNIERKIVVTRISICGFFLSIVFATNSGLYILDIMDNFINNYGIVSVGLLESFVIGWYLNADVIRNHTNGISYIRIGSWWNIIIKYITPLFLFLILVQSIFNEFKAPYGGYSGLALTVYGWVIILIGILGAIVLSKKSWKSN; translated from the coding sequence GTGGAAGAGAATAGAGAGCAGTGGAGCTCAAAGATGGGCTTTATCATAGCAGCGATAGGATCAGCAGTTGGTCTTGGAAATATATGGAGGTTTCCTTATGTAGTTTATTCAAATGGTGGAGGTGCATTTTTAATTCCATATTTTGTAGCAATATTTACAGCAGGAATTCCATTATTAATATTAGAATATGGAGTTGGTCATAAATATAGAGGTTCAACACCTCTTTCACTATTTAGAATAAATAAAAAATTTGAGTGGATGGGTTGGTGGCCGATTATAAGTTCTGGATTTATACTTTGCTATTATTCATTAGTGCTTAGTATGGCTATGAAATATTTAACTCTTAGTTTTACAAAAGGCTGGGGTAACGATTCAAATAGTTATTTTTATAATGATTTTTTAAATATTTCAAGTTCACCTTTTGATTTTAATGGAATTGTTTTACATATATTAATTGGAATTACAATTATATGGTTAATAAATTGGTTTATATGCTACAAGGGAATCAAATCTGGAATAGAAAGATATAATAAGATTTTATTACCTTGCTTATTAATAATTGTATTAATAATCGTTTTGAGGGGTGTTACCCTAGAAGGAGCAACTCTAGGATTAAATACGTTATTTACTCCTGATTGGAGTAAACTTAAGAATCCAAAGGTTTGGATTGCAGCTTACGGACAAGTATTTTTCTCTCTAAGTGTTGGAACAGGAATAATGATGACATATTCAAGTTATCTACCTAAAAAAACTGATATAAACAACAGTGCATTTATGACAGCTTTTGCTAATTGTAGTTTTGAGTTTATATGTGCTATTGGAGTATTTGCAATATTAGGAGTTATGGCTTTTACTTCAGGAGTTCCAGTAAATGAGGTTGTTAGCAGTGGGATTGGATTAGCTTTTATAGCATTCCCTAAAGTTTTTTCTCTTATGGGAATCTGGGGAAATATACTTGGAGTTCTATTCTTTATGTGTTTGACATTTGCAGGAATAACCTCTGCTGTTTCATTAGTTGAAGCTATATCAGCAGCGATAATAGATAAATTCAATATTGAACGTAAGATTGTTGTTACAAGAATATCTATCTGCGGATTTTTCTTGAGTATTGTATTTGCAACAAATAGTGGTCTATATATTTTAGATATTATGGATAATTTTATAAATAACTATGGAATTGTTAGTGTAGGACTGTTAGAAAGTTTTGTAATAGGATGGTATTTAAATGCAGATGTTATTAGAAATCACACGAATGGAATATCTTACATTAGAATAGGTTCTTGGTGGAATATTATAATAAAATATATAACTCCTTTATTCTTATTTTTAATATTGGTTCAAAGTATATTTAATGAGTTTAAAGCACCATATGGAGGTTATTCAGGATTGGCTTTGACAGTTTATGGATGGGTTATTATTTTAATTGGGATTTTAGGAGCTATTGTCTTAAGTAAAAAATCATGGAAGAGTAATTAA
- a CDS encoding ABC transporter ATP-binding protein, which yields MLLEVKNIRISFKKETQKKIFGKERQEIIKGVSFFLEEGDCLGIIGESGSGKSTLGKSLVGLLPPNEGEIFLEGINLYGKKTRQEKEQLNHLKSVVFQDYISSVNSRFKVKDIINESLKILEKKESQKFDKKNKTLELLQSVGLNETFLERYPHELSGGQLQRVCIARAIATKPKFILLDEAVSSLDASIQTQVMNLLKELQKKFNFTYIFITHDLPSVTYMCNKVIFFNEGKIVEQVNSIYRLSNVETEYAQNLLNSILEIDIYENQ from the coding sequence ATGCTACTCGAAGTAAAAAATATTAGAATTAGTTTTAAAAAAGAAACACAAAAAAAAATATTCGGGAAAGAGCGACAAGAAATTATAAAGGGGGTTTCTTTCTTTTTAGAAGAGGGAGATTGCTTAGGAATCATAGGAGAAAGTGGCAGTGGAAAAAGTACACTCGGTAAATCTTTAGTTGGGCTTTTACCTCCCAATGAAGGTGAGATTTTTCTAGAAGGAATAAATCTTTATGGGAAAAAAACAAGGCAAGAAAAAGAACAACTTAATCATTTAAAAAGTGTTGTATTTCAAGATTATATATCTTCAGTAAATTCAAGATTTAAAGTTAAAGATATTATAAACGAGTCTTTAAAAATTTTAGAAAAAAAAGAATCACAAAAATTTGATAAAAAAAATAAAACTCTTGAGCTTTTACAATCAGTTGGTTTAAATGAAACTTTTTTAGAAAGGTATCCACATGAACTTTCAGGAGGACAGCTCCAAAGAGTGTGTATAGCCAGAGCAATAGCAACAAAGCCTAAATTTATACTTTTAGATGAGGCTGTTAGTTCTTTAGATGCTTCTATTCAAACTCAAGTTATGAATCTACTTAAAGAGTTACAAAAAAAATTTAACTTCACATATATTTTTATAACTCATGATTTGCCATCTGTAACTTATATGTGTAATAAAGTTATATTTTTTAATGAAGGTAAAATTGTTGAGCAAGTTAATTCTATATATAGATTAAGTAATGTTGAAACTGAATATGCTCAAAATCTTTTAAATTCAATTTTGGAGATTGATATTTATGAGAATCAATAA
- the opp1C gene encoding nickel/cobalt ABC transporter permease: MLKRLLKNRFTLICLIFIGIIIFCGIFAPYIAPHNPYENNIMNKFAKYSLEYPLGTDHLGRCVLSRMIFGIRPTLFLSFLTMLGTIGLGTIMGLLAGYFKGIINEIIMRVVDVMLSFPSQIMILAVVALLGVDIVNVIIANIFIKWAWYARMIRTNVVKYTDKNFVQFSKCIGSGGQFILVKHMLPCIASEMSILATLDIGWAILNISTLSFLGLGVQPPLPEWGAMLSEAKNVMTVNPTQMLAPGIAIVLVVASFNFIGDSLRDALDPKEV, encoded by the coding sequence ATGCTAAAAAGACTTTTAAAGAACAGATTTACTTTAATTTGTTTAATTTTTATTGGAATTATTATATTTTGTGGAATTTTTGCACCTTATATAGCGCCACATAATCCTTATGAAAATAATATCATGAATAAATTTGCAAAGTATTCACTTGAATATCCTTTAGGAACAGATCATCTAGGAAGATGTGTTCTTTCAAGAATGATTTTTGGAATTCGGCCGACATTATTTTTATCATTTTTAACAATGCTTGGTACAATTGGGCTTGGAACTATTATGGGATTATTAGCAGGTTACTTCAAAGGAATAATTAACGAAATTATAATGAGAGTTGTTGATGTAATGTTGTCGTTTCCAAGCCAGATTATGATTTTAGCAGTTGTTGCACTACTAGGTGTAGATATAGTTAATGTTATCATTGCTAACATTTTTATTAAATGGGCTTGGTATGCCAGAATGATACGTACAAATGTAGTTAAATATACAGATAAAAATTTTGTTCAATTTTCTAAATGTATAGGGTCTGGTGGACAATTTATTTTAGTAAAACATATGTTGCCTTGTATTGCATCAGAGATGTCAATTTTAGCAACATTAGATATCGGGTGGGCAATTTTGAATATTTCAACGCTTTCCTTTTTGGGCCTTGGAGTTCAACCTCCACTTCCTGAGTGGGGAGCTATGTTAAGTGAAGCTAAAAATGTTATGACAGTAAATCCTACTCAAATGTTGGCTCCTGGAATTGCCATAGTTTTGGTAGTGGCAAGTTTTAATTTTATAGGTGATTCATTAAGAGATGCCTTAGATCCAAAGGAGGTTTAA
- a CDS encoding MetS family NSS transporter small subunit → MTNEAIIFMTLGLTTLLGGLITTFVINFKK, encoded by the coding sequence ATGACAAACGAAGCGATAATATTTATGACTTTAGGATTAACAACACTTTTAGGTGGATTAATAACAACATTTGTAATAAATTTTAAAAAATAA
- a CDS encoding response regulator transcription factor yields MEKILIIEDEDFLRDILKRYLEKDGYEVIEASTGEIGLEKFYSSNYALVLLDVMLPGIQGWEVCREIKKISNTPIIMLTARTEEEDEIKGLELGVEDYIGKPFKPKILMARINSLIKRNRLTTLEKIGELEIDKENYKVIKNGEELNLGNKGFALLMYFILNKDLVLTREKILNNIWPMDFEVDERVVDTQIKILRKKIGEGYIKTIRGIGYKFQEVEE; encoded by the coding sequence ATGGAAAAAATTTTAATTATAGAAGATGAAGATTTTTTAAGAGATATATTAAAAAGATATCTTGAAAAGGATGGTTATGAAGTTATTGAAGCTTCAACTGGGGAGATTGGGCTAGAAAAATTTTATAGCAGTAACTATGCTTTAGTTTTATTAGATGTAATGTTACCTGGTATTCAAGGGTGGGAAGTGTGTAGAGAGATAAAAAAAATATCTAATACTCCTATTATAATGCTCACTGCTCGAACTGAAGAAGAGGATGAAATTAAAGGTCTTGAACTTGGTGTTGAAGATTACATTGGAAAACCTTTTAAACCAAAAATTTTAATGGCTCGTATCAATTCACTTATCAAAAGAAATCGATTGACAACTCTTGAAAAAATTGGAGAGTTAGAAATTGATAAAGAAAATTACAAAGTTATTAAAAATGGAGAGGAACTTAATCTTGGGAATAAAGGATTTGCTCTTTTGATGTATTTTATTTTGAATAAAGATCTAGTTCTAACAAGAGAAAAAATATTAAACAATATTTGGCCTATGGATTTTGAAGTAGATGAAAGAGTTGTTGATACACAGATAAAAATTTTAAGAAAAAAAATTGGTGAAGGATATATCAAAACCATTCGTGGGATTGGATATAAGTTTCAGGAGGTTGAGGAATGA
- a CDS encoding ABC transporter ATP-binding protein — protein MKILDVKNLSIYTNNKKIVNNLSFSLKKGECLGILGESGSGKSMTCKAIMGLLDSHRFKIDGEAIYLNENLLDKNKEDMRQIRGKDIAMILQNPMTCFDPLYNIGYQIEETLKEHIGINSKIRKSYAIEILKKMKIRNPEEVLSKFPHQLSGGMLQRIMIGLSLSMNPSIIIADEPTTAIDSITQFEIMKEFLYIKEKHDVALIFISHDIGVINKIADKVIVMNNGNSELSGDLNSLFNQKDESFTKNLIDKKMAVMNRYKEILKIGENNATRSKKY, from the coding sequence TTGAAAATTTTAGATGTCAAAAATCTTTCTATTTATACAAATAATAAAAAAATAGTAAACAACCTATCATTCTCCTTAAAAAAAGGTGAATGTTTAGGAATACTAGGTGAAAGTGGTAGTGGAAAAAGTATGACCTGTAAAGCTATCATGGGGCTACTTGACTCTCATAGATTTAAAATTGATGGAGAAGCAATATATTTAAATGAAAATTTATTAGATAAAAATAAAGAAGACATGAGACAAATAAGAGGAAAAGATATTGCTATGATTTTACAAAATCCAATGACTTGTTTTGATCCTCTTTATAATATTGGATATCAAATAGAAGAAACATTGAAAGAACATATCGGCATAAATTCTAAGATTAGAAAATCTTATGCTATAGAAATTCTTAAAAAAATGAAAATTAGAAATCCAGAAGAAGTTTTATCGAAATTTCCACACCAATTAAGCGGAGGAATGCTTCAAAGAATTATGATTGGATTATCTCTGAGTATGAATCCAAGTATTATAATAGCTGATGAACCTACTACAGCGATTGATTCAATAACTCAATTCGAAATTATGAAAGAGTTTCTTTATATCAAAGAAAAACATGATGTAGCTTTAATTTTTATTTCTCATGATATTGGTGTTATCAACAAAATCGCTGATAAAGTTATTGTTATGAATAATGGGAATAGTGAATTGTCAGGAGATTTAAATAGTCTTTTTAATCAGAAAGATGAATCATTTACTAAAAATCTTATTGATAAAAAGATGGCTGTTATGAATCGTTACAAAGAAATTTTAAAGATAGGTGAAAATAATGCTACTCGAAGTAAAAAATATTAG
- a CDS encoding pyridoxamine 5'-phosphate oxidase family protein, whose product MFNEKFLDVLAKEGVVSIVTTGAEEAHISNTWNSYLTIVEENKILIPAAAMIKTEKNIDFNNKVKLTLGSHEVMGYRYMGTGFLVEGTAKFLKSGEHFDMMKEKFSFLTRVLEITVTSYKQTL is encoded by the coding sequence ATGTTTAATGAGAAATTTTTAGATGTTTTAGCAAAAGAGGGAGTTGTGTCAATTGTGACAACTGGAGCAGAGGAAGCTCATATATCAAACACTTGGAATAGTTATTTAACTATAGTTGAAGAAAATAAAATATTGATTCCAGCAGCGGCAATGATAAAAACAGAGAAGAATATAGATTTTAATAATAAAGTTAAGTTAACACTTGGAAGTCATGAAGTGATGGGATACAGATATATGGGAACTGGTTTTTTAGTTGAAGGAACAGCAAAGTTTTTAAAATCAGGAGAACATTTTGATATGATGAAAGAGAAGTTTTCATTTTTAACAAGAGTTTTAGAAATAACTGTAACTTCATATAAGCAAACACTGTAA